The nucleotide window TTGTGAGCCAGTGTCATGAATATGGCCTCCACATGGTCATTGTCATTGGGGTTCTTGGCAGAGGTCTCAAACAATGGCATGCTGTGAGTGTCAGCAAACTTCTGGGCCAGGTCCGTGGGCACCTGAATTGCACTTCTCAGGTCACATTTGTTGCCAACCAGAATCCGTGGTATATCACTGGCAAGAAGGTGCTGTTTGCACTCCTCTATCCAGGAGGGCAGGCTGTGGAAACTGGCAATGTTTGTCATGTCATACACAAACACCACAGCGTGGACATTCCTGTAGTAGTGCTGCACCATGCTCTTCCTGAAGCGCTCCTGGCCTGCAGTGTCCCATAGCTGGATCTGAAAACACAAagacaaggagaggaaaatatGCTTTATTGCTCATCTTGGAAAATAACACAAACTACCTGCAGTGAGAAGAGTTGCATGATCACAGAAATCTACTCTTCTGAATTAACGATACTGACAAGTTGGTGCTGAAGGCGACTGTTGTATTCACACAATTTCAGAAGCTTTAACTTTCAAAGCTGCTCACAAGTGAGGCCAGGAGGAATGATGACACTTGAGAGAAACTACAAATTTCTGAAAGTGTCTTGGAGcctgtatttttaaagatttttagaaaaataaatcctgaagTCTCAGCAATAGCACtttcatttgaaaattaaataagcGTTACTTCCCAATACAACATCAGCTGACACAATTTTTGTTATTTCCAAAAATAATCTCATCTTCCCCAAAATTTTGTTGTTAGCATGATGTTAACTGCCATGTAAAAGTAGGAAGAAATCAAACCATGCTTGATTTCAACATCACCAACAAAAACAGGACAAAGAAATCTTTCTCTGCAGTGTGTTGGAATCAAACCCTCCTGCAATGAACATCTAACTTGCTTATTGAGTGCTTTAACTGGGGACCACACTGTGGTTTGTAGTATCAAGGCAgcataaaagaaggaaatttaaaaaaaaaaggttagaGTTGAATGAAAGGAGTTTTCCTTGAGACTCAGAACTCAAGGAATACTAAGTGTTCTGCAAACAATGAAgataaatttgaaatttaatCTGTTCTCATCAAAGTCACAGGCACTATGTAATTGTTGAAACTGTTCTCCCATTACCATAGCTCTGCATTCCTTTGATCC belongs to Zonotrichia leucophrys gambelii isolate GWCS_2022_RI chromosome 4, RI_Zleu_2.0, whole genome shotgun sequence and includes:
- the RAB33B gene encoding ras-related protein Rab-33B: MAAGDVESSLELSLTGSGALPGALPPARSRIFKIIVIGDSNVGKTCLTYRFCAGRFPQRTEATIGVDFRERAVTIDGERIKIQLWDTAGQERFRKSMVQHYYRNVHAVVFVYDMTNIASFHSLPSWIEECKQHLLASDIPRILVGNKCDLRSAIQVPTDLAQKFADTHSMPLFETSAKNPNDNDHVEAIFMTLAHKLKSHKPLMLSQPPDHDEIHIKPEPKPITSCWC